From Watersipora subatra chromosome 8, tzWatSuba1.1, whole genome shotgun sequence, a single genomic window includes:
- the LOC137401582 gene encoding mitochondrial import inner membrane translocase subunit Tim16-like, with translation MAKQLIQILVQGATVVGRAFTQALRQEIKYSQEAAKRSGGGEQGRKSAQSDLYHGMSLQEAKQILNVEDITDHEFIQKNYDHLFKVNDRKGGGSFYLQSKVYRAKERIDMELLERQETTGQPQNKQSDSNG, from the exons ATG GCGAAACAGTTAATACAGATATTGGTACAGGGAGCAACTGTAGTTGGCAGAGCCTTCACACAAGCCCTCAGGCAGGAAATCAAATACAGCCAAGAGGCAGCTAAAAGGTCGGGTGGAGGAGAGCAAGGCCGAAAATCTGCACAATCTGACCTCTATCATGGCATGTCCTTGCAG GAGGCCAAGCAGATATTAAATGTGGAGGATATTACTGACCATGAATTCATACAGAAGAACTATGACCACTTGTTCAAAGTGAATGACCGGAAGGGAGGCGGTAGTTTCTACCTACAATCTAAG GTTTATAGAGCTAAAGAGCGCATAGACATGGAGCTGCTCGAGAGACAGGAAACCACAGGCCAGCCTCAGAACAAACAGTCAGACTCAAATGGCTGA